One genomic region from Dethiosulfovibrio russensis encodes:
- a CDS encoding TAXI family TRAP transporter solute-binding subunit, whose product MKKFLLALMALALIVGTVGTAMAEDPAQLRFMAGPPGGNWFALGGSLSDMWSKNGLPTTSGTGGGVSNIVNADRAKGDMGFSVTSMVGAATKGGEPPFKDPLSNVSVLANLYTQYTYFIVRKDFAEENGIKTVGDIVEKKLPVRFATLKPGTSSEFVIRNVFSKGYGINYRKAINDWGGKVEFSSYSDGSNLLADNHIDCFAFSVGRVASVVMQIESQTDIVILPVDEKARQAMTEAFGTVSFTIEPGIYKSVTEPVETIGDYTCVVVRNDLSEDLTYKLAKLIWENKETLAKGVKDMQELSPESAVPAAVPAHPGAAKFWKSVQ is encoded by the coding sequence ATGAAAAAATTTCTTTTAGCTTTGATGGCTCTTGCACTGATAGTGGGTACGGTAGGTACGGCCATGGCGGAGGATCCGGCACAGCTCAGGTTCATGGCAGGACCTCCCGGCGGAAACTGGTTTGCCCTAGGAGGGTCTCTTTCCGATATGTGGAGCAAGAACGGACTGCCCACCACCAGCGGAACCGGTGGCGGGGTCTCCAATATAGTCAATGCCGACAGGGCCAAGGGTGACATGGGCTTCTCGGTCACATCCATGGTGGGAGCCGCGACCAAGGGCGGAGAACCTCCCTTCAAGGACCCTCTTAGCAACGTATCCGTATTGGCAAACCTCTATACCCAGTACACCTACTTCATCGTCCGCAAGGACTTCGCGGAGGAAAACGGAATAAAGACGGTGGGAGATATCGTCGAGAAGAAGCTACCAGTCCGTTTCGCCACTTTGAAGCCTGGAACGTCCTCCGAGTTCGTCATCCGCAACGTCTTCAGCAAGGGATACGGCATCAACTACCGTAAGGCCATAAACGACTGGGGAGGAAAGGTAGAGTTCTCCTCTTATTCCGACGGCTCCAACCTCCTGGCTGACAACCATATCGACTGCTTCGCCTTCTCCGTAGGCAGAGTCGCCTCGGTGGTCATGCAGATAGAGAGCCAGACAGACATAGTCATTCTGCCGGTAGACGAAAAAGCCCGTCAGGCCATGACCGAAGCCTTCGGGACGGTCTCCTTCACCATCGAGCCCGGCATATACAAATCCGTGACCGAGCCGGTGGAGACCATCGGAGACTACACCTGTGTCGTCGTGAGAAACGATCTATCCGAAGATCTGACCTACAAGCTCGCCAAACTGATATGGGAAAACAAGGAAACCCTCGCCAAGGGAGTTAAGGATATGCAGGAACTCAGCCCCGAATCGGCGGTTCCGGCAGCAGTTCCCGCTCACCCCGGCGCCGCTAAGTTCTGGAAAAGCGTCCAGTAA
- a CDS encoding TRAP transporter permease → MRKLQGTTAKLFYLYVLAMGFFHLYTALFGTYEAYLQRAIHLTWVLPMAFILYPIGGKKEGQELTDNSIPWYDWILAAASLAPGIYIMANYTDITYRMAQVDPVTTAQLILGSLLTVLLLEATRRVVGLPLALIAAFFTAYMYYGNYMPGIMKGLSFSFHEVIEQIYLIDEGIFSIPLGVSATFVMIFLIFGGFLEKSGVGAYFMEFAQAFTGTSPGGPAKIAVVSSALFGSISGAAVANVYGTGTFTIPLMKRIGYPPFFAGAVEAVASTGGQIMPPIMGAGAFIMASFLGEQFRTIMIAAVLPALLYYAAVLLMVHLGALKNNLKGLSPEDLPDKKVVIKKLYMMSPIVVLIYLLLTGYTPMLAAVIGIGAAWLVSMPNKETRMGPKAILDAVYTGAKNIPVVCIACAAAGLVVGSVSLTGIGFKFVGLVFSLANGAPFIALILIALVSLVLGMGLPTTSAYILGAALGVPALAKLGFDPLAAHMFVFYFAIVSNITPPVALAAYAASSIADASPNKTGFQAMKLGILAFIIPFAFCYDQGLLLSAGLTNNVISVLGGIGALFSMGYSMLAYTNHRIHHWQRAVFLVVGVACLWPMFTVKIAGIIATIVFGWLWRAKTTG, encoded by the coding sequence ATGAGAAAACTGCAAGGGACCACGGCCAAGCTGTTCTACCTTTACGTCTTGGCCATGGGTTTTTTCCACCTCTACACCGCTCTCTTCGGAACCTACGAAGCCTATCTTCAGAGAGCCATACATCTGACCTGGGTCCTGCCTATGGCGTTCATCCTCTATCCCATAGGAGGCAAAAAAGAAGGCCAGGAATTGACCGACAACTCAATACCTTGGTACGACTGGATCCTTGCCGCAGCTTCCCTGGCACCGGGAATCTACATCATGGCCAACTACACCGACATAACCTACAGGATGGCACAGGTCGACCCAGTCACCACGGCACAGCTTATACTGGGATCCCTGTTGACGGTGCTCTTGCTTGAGGCCACTAGGAGGGTAGTCGGATTGCCACTGGCGCTCATCGCCGCCTTCTTCACCGCCTATATGTACTACGGAAACTACATGCCAGGCATAATGAAGGGACTTTCCTTCTCTTTCCACGAGGTCATAGAGCAAATCTACCTCATCGACGAGGGAATATTCTCGATACCTCTGGGCGTCTCCGCCACTTTCGTCATGATATTCCTCATCTTCGGAGGATTCCTGGAAAAAAGCGGCGTCGGAGCCTATTTCATGGAGTTCGCTCAGGCATTTACCGGAACCTCCCCGGGAGGACCGGCCAAGATAGCGGTCGTAAGCTCGGCTCTCTTCGGGTCCATTTCCGGAGCTGCCGTAGCTAACGTCTACGGCACGGGAACCTTCACGATCCCTCTCATGAAGAGGATCGGCTATCCTCCTTTCTTCGCAGGAGCGGTAGAGGCGGTAGCAAGCACAGGAGGACAGATAATGCCTCCCATCATGGGGGCCGGAGCATTCATAATGGCCTCCTTCCTTGGGGAACAGTTTCGCACGATAATGATAGCGGCGGTCCTTCCGGCCCTGCTCTATTATGCGGCGGTTCTGCTTATGGTCCATCTGGGAGCCCTTAAAAACAACCTGAAGGGGCTCTCTCCGGAGGATCTTCCGGACAAAAAAGTAGTCATCAAGAAACTTTACATGATGTCCCCTATAGTTGTGCTCATCTACCTGCTATTGACTGGCTACACTCCCATGCTGGCCGCGGTGATAGGCATAGGAGCGGCCTGGCTCGTTTCGATGCCCAACAAAGAGACCAGGATGGGACCCAAGGCGATCCTGGACGCTGTCTACACCGGGGCCAAGAACATACCGGTGGTCTGCATCGCCTGCGCCGCCGCCGGACTGGTGGTCGGATCGGTATCTCTGACCGGGATAGGGTTCAAGTTCGTAGGGCTGGTGTTCTCCCTCGCCAACGGAGCACCCTTCATAGCCCTCATCCTTATAGCACTGGTATCTTTGGTGCTCGGCATGGGGCTTCCCACCACCAGCGCCTATATACTCGGCGCCGCCTTGGGAGTTCCGGCCCTGGCGAAACTGGGATTCGACCCTTTGGCAGCCCATATGTTCGTGTTCTACTTCGCCATAGTATCGAACATAACCCCTCCGGTGGCTCTGGCCGCCTACGCAGCCAGCTCCATAGCTGACGCAAGCCCCAACAAAACGGGCTTCCAGGCTATGAAACTGGGAATATTGGCCTTCATCATCCCCTTCGCATTCTGTTACGACCAGGGATTGCTGCTTTCCGCCGGATTGACTAACAACGTGATCTCCGTCTTGGGAGGGATAGGAGCCCTATTCTCCATGGGGTACTCAATGTTGGCCTACACCAACCACAGGATCCACCACTGGCAGAGAGCGGTATTTCTCGTGGTAGGAGTTGCCTGTTTATGGCCTATGTTTACCGTGAAAATTGCCGGGATTATCGCGACCATCGTATTCGGATGGCTATGGAGAGCAAAAACTACTGGCTGA